In Thunnus maccoyii chromosome 3, fThuMac1.1, whole genome shotgun sequence, the following proteins share a genomic window:
- the slc4a8 gene encoding electroneutral sodium bicarbonate exchanger 1 isoform X2: MPVNDSESILSYQRPDEEVVVDQGGTSSVLNIHYEKEELEGHRTLYVGVRMPRQSHRHHKAHGSRHRKRDRRAGSIATQQSEGTEKTTSTHDTPSQRVQFILGTEEDAEHVAHELFTELDEICVKDGKDAEWKETARWLKFEEDVEDGGERWSKPYVATLSLHSLFELRSCIINGSVLLDMHADCIEEIADMVLDHQEASHELDDSVRVKVREALLKRHHHQNEKKKNLIPIVRSIAEGTRKQSEPLLTAGSTTLPQPPPVTEPAKNGAGQDSTQVDLSKVDMHFMKKIPEGAEASNVLVGELDFLERPIVAFVRLSPAVLLTGLTEVPIPTRFLFILLGPDGKAQQYHEIGRSMATIMTDEIFHDVAYKAKDRGDLLAGIDEFLDQVTVLPPGEWDPSIRIEPPKNVPSQEKRKMPGVPNGTACQVEEELHAEHHGPELQRTGRLFGGLILDIKRKAPFYVSDFRDGLSLQCVASFLFLYCACMSPVITFGGLLGEATEGRISAIESLLGASMTGVAYSLFAGQPLTILGSTGPVLVFEKILFKFCKDYDLSYLSLRTCIGLWTAFLCLLLVATDASSLVCYITRFTEEAFAALICLIFIYEALEKLFHLGEIYPFNTHSDLDKLTLAYCRCAEPDHPSNKTLELWSDKNITAAAVPWANLTVKECISLQGHFVGTACGHHGPYTPDVLFWSTILFFSTFFVSAFLKQFKTSRYFPTKVRSMISDFAVFLTIVVMVLLDYVIGVPSQKLKVPSKFQPTRDDRGWLINPIGRNPWWTVLAASIPALLCTILIFMDQQITAVIINRKEHKLLKGCGYHLDLLMVGVMLAVCSIMGLPWFVAATVLSISHVNSLKLESESSAPGEQPRFLGIREQRLTGLVIFLLMGCSVFMTGALQFIPMPVLYGVFLYMGASSLKGIQFFDRLKLFGMPAKHQPDFIYLRHVPLRKVHLFTLTQLTCLVLLWVIKTSPAAIVFPMMVLALVFVRKLLDLCFSNRELSYLDDLMPEWKKKNLDDASKKIEEESQVMLSAKTEDTTTVQIPMESCKPVQTPKAHDPRCDPSDINISDEMSKTTMWKSLNSNKKDSRPVAAKKARPHPLSVSSPLLSGNHPTTHCDFTVFQLLFQELIIDL, from the exons GCCACAGGACTCTGTATGTGGGAGTTCGGATGCCCAGGCAGAGCCATCGTCACCACAAGGCCCACGGCTCTCGGCACcgcaagagagacagaagggCAGGAAGCATCGCAACACAACAGAGCGAGGGAACTGAGAAAACCACATCCACTCATG ATACACCGTCCCAGCGGGTCCAGTTCATTCTGGGCACAGAGGAAGATGCTGAACATGTGGCCCACGAGCTGTTCACTGAGCTGGATGAGATCTGTGTGAAGGATGGCAAGGATGCCGAGTGGAAGGAAACAGCCAG GTGGCTGAAGTTTGAGGAAGATGTGGAGGATGGCGGGGAGAGGTGGAGTAAGCCCTACGTTGCTACTCTTTCCCTCCACAGTCTGTTTGAGCTGCGCAGTTGCATCATCAATGGCAGCGTGTTGCTTGACATGCATGCTGACTGCATCGAAGAGATTGCAG ACATGGTGCTAGACCACCAGGAGGCATCCCATGAGCTGGATGACAGTGTGAGGGTGAAGGTACGTGAGGCCCTGCTGAAGAGACACCACCACCagaatgagaagaagaagaacctgATCCCCATTGTACGCTCTATTGCAGAGGGAACTCGGAAGCAGTCAGAGCCCCTTCTGACAG CAGGGTCAACCACGTTGCCCCAGCCTCCTCCAGTGACAGAACCAGCTAAGAATGGTGCCGGACAGGACAGCACACAAGTGGATCTCAGCAAG GTGGACATGCACTTCATGAAGAAGATCCCAGAGGGTGCAGAGGCTTCCAATGTGCTGGTGGGAGAGCTGGACTTCCTGGAGAGGCCCATTGTGGCCTTTGTCCGCCTTTCCCCTGCTGTGCTGCTCACTGGACTCACTGAAGTCCCCATACCTACCAG GTTCCTCTTCATTCTCCTGGGCCCAGATGGAAAGGCTCAGCAATACCATGAAATTGGACGCTCCATGGCAACCATCATGACTGATGAG ATCTTCCATGATGTAGCGTACAAGGCAAAGGACAGAGGTGACCTTCTAGCTGGGATAGATGAGTTCCTGGACCAGGTGACTGTCCTGCCACCAGGGGAGTGGGACCCCTCCATCCGCATCGAGCCTCCTAAGAATGTCCCCTCTCAG gagaagaggaagatgcCTGGAGTCCCAAATGGCACAGCCTGCCAGGTGGAGGAAGAGCTGCATGCAGAGCACCATGGGCCAGAGCTGCAGAGAACTGGAAG GTTGTTTGGTGGTCTGATACTGGACATTAAAAGGAAGGCTCCATTCTATGTGAGTGACTTTAGGGATGGTCTGAGCCTCCAGTGTGTggcctccttcctcttcctctactGTGCCTGCATGTCTCCTGTCATCACCTTTGGAGGACTGCTGGGAGAGGCAACTGAAGGACGCATT AGTGCCATTGAGTCCTTACTTGGTGCGTCTATGACGGGAGTTGCCTATTCTCTGTTTGCTGGCCAACCTCTAACCATCCTGGGCAGCACAGGCCCTGTGCTGGTTTTTGagaagatcctcttcaaatTCTGCAA GGACTACGACCTGTCCTATCTGTCACTGAGGACTTGCATTGGCCTGTGGACAGCTTTCCTGTGTTTGTTATTGGTTGCCACAGATGCTAGCTCTCTGGTGTGTTACATCACTCGGTTCACAGAAGAGGCCTTCGCTGCTCTCATCTGCCTCATCTTCATCTATGAAGCCTTGGAGAAGCTATTCCACCTGGGAGAAATCTACCCCTTCAACACACACAGCGATCTGGACAAACTCACGCTGGCATA cTGTAGGTGTGCAGAGCCTGATCATCCCAGTAATAAAACCTTAGAGCTGTGGAGtgacaaaaacatcacagctgctgctgtacCCTGGGCCAACCTTACTGTCAAG GAGTGTATCAGTCTGCAGGGACACTTTGTCGGGACAGCATGTGGCCACCATGGCCCCTACACCCCAGACGTTCTCTTCTGGTCTACCATTTTGTTCTTCTCCACCTTCTTCGTGTCTGCATTCCTCAAACAATTCAAAACTAGTCGTTACTTCCCCACCAAG GTGCGGTCCATGATCAGTGACTTTGCAGTGTTCCTGACCATTGTCGTCATGGTTTTGCTTGACTATGTCATTGGGGTGCCCTCCCAGAAGTTAAAGGTGCCCAGCAAATTCCAG CCCACCAGAGACGACAGAGGGTGGTTGATCAATCCAATAGGACGCAACCCATGGTGGACAGTCCTGGCAGCCTCTATTCCTGCTCTTCTCTGCACCATCCTCATCTTCATGGACCAACAGATAACTGCCGTCATCATCAACCGAAAAGAGCACAAACTGCTG AAAGGCTGTGGGTACCACCTGGACCTGCTAATGGTTGGGGTGATGCTGGCGGTGTGCTCCATCATGGGCTTGCCCTGGTTCGTAGCCGCCACAGTCCTGTCCATCTCTCATGTCAACAGCCTGAAGTTGGAGTCGGAGAGCTCAGCTCCAGGAGAGCAGCCTCGCTTCCTGGGCATCAGAGAGCAGAGGCTCACTGGCCTGGTCATCTTCCTGCTCATGGGCTGCTCTGTATTCATGACTGGAGCCCTGCAG tttATTCCTATGCCGGTGTTGTATGGTGTTTTCCTTTACATGGGAGCTTCTTCATTAAAAGGCATCCAG TTCTTTGACCGTCTAAAGTTGTTTGGGATGCCAGCGAAGCATCAGCCAGACTTCATCTACCTGCGCCATGTCCCCCTGAGGAAGGTGCACCTGTTCACTCTCACCCAACTCACCTGTCTGGTGCTGCTCTGGGTCATCAAGACCTCACCTGCTGCTATCGTCTTCCCAATGATG GTGCTGGCTCTGGTATTCGTCCGCAAACTTCTGGACCTGTGCTTCTCTAATCGAGAGCTAAGCTACCTGGATGACTTAATGCCtgaatggaagaaaaaaaatctagatGATGCTTCCAAAAAGATAGAGGAG GAATCACAGGTTATGCTCAGTGCAAAGACGGAAGATACAACTACAGTTCAGATTCCCATGGAGAGTTGCAAGCCAGTTCAGACCCCAAAAGCACATGATCCCAG GTGTGACCCCTctgatattaatatttctgaTGAAATGTCTAAAACCACCATGTGGAAATCCCTCAACTCCAATAAGAAGGACTCTCGTCCTGTGGCTGCTAAGAAGGCAAGGCCacaccctctctctgtctcctcaccCCTGTTATCTGGAAATCATCCCACTACACATTGTGACTTTACTGTTTTCCAATTGTTGTTCCAAGAGCTCATCATTGACTTGTAA
- the slc4a8 gene encoding electroneutral sodium bicarbonate exchanger 1 isoform X1, which yields MPRQSHRHHKAHGSRHRKRDRRAGSIATQQSEGTEKTTSTHDTPSQRVQFILGTEEDAEHVAHELFTELDEICVKDGKDAEWKETARWLKFEEDVEDGGERWSKPYVATLSLHSLFELRSCIINGSVLLDMHADCIEEIADMVLDHQEASHELDDSVRVKVREALLKRHHHQNEKKKNLIPIVRSIAEGTRKQSEPLLTVTEPAKNGAGQDSTQVDLSKVDMHFMKKIPEGAEASNVLVGELDFLERPIVAFVRLSPAVLLTGLTEVPIPTRFLFILLGPDGKAQQYHEIGRSMATIMTDEIFHDVAYKAKDRGDLLAGIDEFLDQVTVLPPGEWDPSIRIEPPKNVPSQEKRKMPGVPNGTACQVEEELHAEHHGPELQRTGRLFGGLILDIKRKAPFYVSDFRDGLSLQCVASFLFLYCACMSPVITFGGLLGEATEGRISAIESLLGASMTGVAYSLFAGQPLTILGSTGPVLVFEKILFKFCKDYDLSYLSLRTCIGLWTAFLCLLLVATDASSLVCYITRFTEEAFAALICLIFIYEALEKLFHLGEIYPFNTHSDLDKLTLAYCRCAEPDHPSNKTLELWSDKNITAAAVPWANLTVKECISLQGHFVGTACGHHGPYTPDVLFWSTILFFSTFFVSAFLKQFKTSRYFPTKVRSMISDFAVFLTIVVMVLLDYVIGVPSQKLKVPSKFQPTRDDRGWLINPIGRNPWWTVLAASIPALLCTILIFMDQQITAVIINRKEHKLLKGCGYHLDLLMVGVMLAVCSIMGLPWFVAATVLSISHVNSLKLESESSAPGEQPRFLGIREQRLTGLVIFLLMGCSVFMTGALQFIPMPVLYGVFLYMGASSLKGIQFFDRLKLFGMPAKHQPDFIYLRHVPLRKVHLFTLTQLTCLVLLWVIKTSPAAIVFPMMVLALVFVRKLLDLCFSNRELSYLDDLMPEWKKKNLDDASKKIEEESQVMLSAKTEDTTTVQIPMESCKPVQTPKAHDPRCDPSDINISDEMSKTTMWKSLNSNKKDSRPVAAKKARPHPLSVSSPLLSGNHPTTHCDFTVFQLLFQELIIDL from the exons ATGCCCAGGCAGAGCCATCGTCACCACAAGGCCCACGGCTCTCGGCACcgcaagagagacagaagggCAGGAAGCATCGCAACACAACAGAGCGAGGGAACTGAGAAAACCACATCCACTCATG ATACACCGTCCCAGCGGGTCCAGTTCATTCTGGGCACAGAGGAAGATGCTGAACATGTGGCCCACGAGCTGTTCACTGAGCTGGATGAGATCTGTGTGAAGGATGGCAAGGATGCCGAGTGGAAGGAAACAGCCAG GTGGCTGAAGTTTGAGGAAGATGTGGAGGATGGCGGGGAGAGGTGGAGTAAGCCCTACGTTGCTACTCTTTCCCTCCACAGTCTGTTTGAGCTGCGCAGTTGCATCATCAATGGCAGCGTGTTGCTTGACATGCATGCTGACTGCATCGAAGAGATTGCAG ACATGGTGCTAGACCACCAGGAGGCATCCCATGAGCTGGATGACAGTGTGAGGGTGAAGGTACGTGAGGCCCTGCTGAAGAGACACCACCACCagaatgagaagaagaagaacctgATCCCCATTGTACGCTCTATTGCAGAGGGAACTCGGAAGCAGTCAGAGCCCCTTCTGACAG TGACAGAACCAGCTAAGAATGGTGCCGGACAGGACAGCACACAAGTGGATCTCAGCAAG GTGGACATGCACTTCATGAAGAAGATCCCAGAGGGTGCAGAGGCTTCCAATGTGCTGGTGGGAGAGCTGGACTTCCTGGAGAGGCCCATTGTGGCCTTTGTCCGCCTTTCCCCTGCTGTGCTGCTCACTGGACTCACTGAAGTCCCCATACCTACCAG GTTCCTCTTCATTCTCCTGGGCCCAGATGGAAAGGCTCAGCAATACCATGAAATTGGACGCTCCATGGCAACCATCATGACTGATGAG ATCTTCCATGATGTAGCGTACAAGGCAAAGGACAGAGGTGACCTTCTAGCTGGGATAGATGAGTTCCTGGACCAGGTGACTGTCCTGCCACCAGGGGAGTGGGACCCCTCCATCCGCATCGAGCCTCCTAAGAATGTCCCCTCTCAG gagaagaggaagatgcCTGGAGTCCCAAATGGCACAGCCTGCCAGGTGGAGGAAGAGCTGCATGCAGAGCACCATGGGCCAGAGCTGCAGAGAACTGGAAG GTTGTTTGGTGGTCTGATACTGGACATTAAAAGGAAGGCTCCATTCTATGTGAGTGACTTTAGGGATGGTCTGAGCCTCCAGTGTGTggcctccttcctcttcctctactGTGCCTGCATGTCTCCTGTCATCACCTTTGGAGGACTGCTGGGAGAGGCAACTGAAGGACGCATT AGTGCCATTGAGTCCTTACTTGGTGCGTCTATGACGGGAGTTGCCTATTCTCTGTTTGCTGGCCAACCTCTAACCATCCTGGGCAGCACAGGCCCTGTGCTGGTTTTTGagaagatcctcttcaaatTCTGCAA GGACTACGACCTGTCCTATCTGTCACTGAGGACTTGCATTGGCCTGTGGACAGCTTTCCTGTGTTTGTTATTGGTTGCCACAGATGCTAGCTCTCTGGTGTGTTACATCACTCGGTTCACAGAAGAGGCCTTCGCTGCTCTCATCTGCCTCATCTTCATCTATGAAGCCTTGGAGAAGCTATTCCACCTGGGAGAAATCTACCCCTTCAACACACACAGCGATCTGGACAAACTCACGCTGGCATA cTGTAGGTGTGCAGAGCCTGATCATCCCAGTAATAAAACCTTAGAGCTGTGGAGtgacaaaaacatcacagctgctgctgtacCCTGGGCCAACCTTACTGTCAAG GAGTGTATCAGTCTGCAGGGACACTTTGTCGGGACAGCATGTGGCCACCATGGCCCCTACACCCCAGACGTTCTCTTCTGGTCTACCATTTTGTTCTTCTCCACCTTCTTCGTGTCTGCATTCCTCAAACAATTCAAAACTAGTCGTTACTTCCCCACCAAG GTGCGGTCCATGATCAGTGACTTTGCAGTGTTCCTGACCATTGTCGTCATGGTTTTGCTTGACTATGTCATTGGGGTGCCCTCCCAGAAGTTAAAGGTGCCCAGCAAATTCCAG CCCACCAGAGACGACAGAGGGTGGTTGATCAATCCAATAGGACGCAACCCATGGTGGACAGTCCTGGCAGCCTCTATTCCTGCTCTTCTCTGCACCATCCTCATCTTCATGGACCAACAGATAACTGCCGTCATCATCAACCGAAAAGAGCACAAACTGCTG AAAGGCTGTGGGTACCACCTGGACCTGCTAATGGTTGGGGTGATGCTGGCGGTGTGCTCCATCATGGGCTTGCCCTGGTTCGTAGCCGCCACAGTCCTGTCCATCTCTCATGTCAACAGCCTGAAGTTGGAGTCGGAGAGCTCAGCTCCAGGAGAGCAGCCTCGCTTCCTGGGCATCAGAGAGCAGAGGCTCACTGGCCTGGTCATCTTCCTGCTCATGGGCTGCTCTGTATTCATGACTGGAGCCCTGCAG tttATTCCTATGCCGGTGTTGTATGGTGTTTTCCTTTACATGGGAGCTTCTTCATTAAAAGGCATCCAG TTCTTTGACCGTCTAAAGTTGTTTGGGATGCCAGCGAAGCATCAGCCAGACTTCATCTACCTGCGCCATGTCCCCCTGAGGAAGGTGCACCTGTTCACTCTCACCCAACTCACCTGTCTGGTGCTGCTCTGGGTCATCAAGACCTCACCTGCTGCTATCGTCTTCCCAATGATG GTGCTGGCTCTGGTATTCGTCCGCAAACTTCTGGACCTGTGCTTCTCTAATCGAGAGCTAAGCTACCTGGATGACTTAATGCCtgaatggaagaaaaaaaatctagatGATGCTTCCAAAAAGATAGAGGAG GAATCACAGGTTATGCTCAGTGCAAAGACGGAAGATACAACTACAGTTCAGATTCCCATGGAGAGTTGCAAGCCAGTTCAGACCCCAAAAGCACATGATCCCAG GTGTGACCCCTctgatattaatatttctgaTGAAATGTCTAAAACCACCATGTGGAAATCCCTCAACTCCAATAAGAAGGACTCTCGTCCTGTGGCTGCTAAGAAGGCAAGGCCacaccctctctctgtctcctcaccCCTGTTATCTGGAAATCATCCCACTACACATTGTGACTTTACTGTTTTCCAATTGTTGTTCCAAGAGCTCATCATTGACTTGTAA
- the si:dkey-195m11.8 gene encoding fidgetin, which translates to MLSPVTPYSLLKMHWSPEHTAPLSQWPEQHLDVTSTTSPPTAHKHDPYATAARRGYAPAGYPWASDDISALTASSLLKRYAEKYSGLELSYERPATGAYAEPGTFLKTEAEPWALSQGIECYPGLEALTGTKVGSASVGIPATGSVTVVSSNLASDPGYSGAGSCSAPSSQEYPPAYNSTYLSSGYCPQPGTALPPAPLHSLQAGPTLVPSYSASTPVYNYPPGCYPQTSLSSGYSHPSASYLPSGISAPTPLAPRPTMVGGGYSYPSHSLGGSSEAGAPLKRKAFEMAEEGQEGVEVEGSRYRKYGNGHGNCHSKSHGNGHGNGYDMSGSASDPQAYKPGKPLMSPPYGGTGDYSPPSGLAGESGEHNFPQQQRMSMKIPASHTRSEDPTGGR; encoded by the exons ATGCTCAGTCCTGTCACCCCATACA GTCTGTTGAAGATGCACTGGTCTCCGGAGCACACCGCCCCCTTATCTCAGTGGCCTGAGCAGCACCTAGATGTCACCTCTACAACCTCACCCCCGACTGCCCACAAACACGACCCCTATGCTACAGCTGCTCGCCGCGGCTATGCCCCTGCAGGTTACCCTTGGGCCAGTGATGACATATCAGCCCTTACTGCTTCTTCTCTGCTCAAACGCTATGCTGAGAAGTACTCAGGCCTGGAGCTGTCCTATGAACGCCCCGCTACAGGGGCCTACGCAGAGCCTGGAACTTTCCTAAAAACTGAAGCTGAGCCCTGGGCTCTGAGTCAGGGCATAGAGTGTTATCCTGGACTGGAAGCATTAACTGGCACCAAAGTGGGCTCTGCATCTGTGGGCATCCCAGCTACAGGAAGTGTGACAGTAGTGAGCAGTAACTTGGCCTCTGATCCAGGCTACAGTGGTGCCGGCTCCTGCAGTGCCCCGTCATCTCAGGAATATCCTCCTGCCTACAACAGCACCTACCTGTCCTCAGGATACTGCCCTCAGCCCGGCACAGCACTTCCCCCTGCCCCTCTACACTCTTTGCAGGCTGGACCCACTCTAGTGCCCAGCTATAGCGCCAGCACTCCTGTCTACAACTACCCTCCAGGGTGCTACCCTCAAACCAGCTTGTCCTCTGGATATAGCCACCCCAGTGCCTCCTACCTACCATCTGGGATTAGTGCCCCTACTCCTCTGGCCCCTAGGCCCACTATGGTGGGGGGAGGTTACAGCTACCCATCTCACAGCCTGGGAGGGAGCTCCGAGGCAGGGGCGCCACTGAAACGCAAGGCCTTTGAGATGGCAGAGGAAGGACAAGAGGGAGTCGAGGTGGAGGGATCACGCTACAGAAAGTATGGCAACGGCCATGGAAACTGTCACAGCAAAAGTCATGGCAACGGGCACGGCAATGGCTACGATATGAGTGGCTCAGCCTCAGACCCACAGGCCTACAAACCTGGAAAGCCCCTGATGTCGCCCCCTTATGGCGGAACAGGGGACTACAGCCCACCATCAGGCCTAGCGGGAGAAAGCGGGGAGCACAACTTTCCTCAGCAGCAGAGAATGTCTATGAAGATACCTGCATCGCACACACGATCTGAGGACCCCACTGGAGGGCGCTGA